One genomic window of Coffea eugenioides isolate CCC68of chromosome 1, Ceug_1.0, whole genome shotgun sequence includes the following:
- the LOC113770925 gene encoding uncharacterized protein LOC113770925, with translation MQFCGFVDLDISLSDGSRADKLSHSLDNGLPSNGAQGVSLPMNYMRKKSAIVHMEFSFSLRLLFLLFCDGQLVSCSVSKKGLKQADLIKVEKKLASGYAVCASVASEQQILAVGTKRGDVELYDLTDSASLVRVVSLYDWGRSSAQLPQPKHSR, from the exons ATGCAGTTTTGTGGGTTTGTTGATCTTGACATTTCACTCTCTGATGGAAGTAGAGCTGATAAATTGTCTCATTCTTTGGATAATGGTCTTCCTTCTAATGGAGCACAAGGTGTTTCTCTGCCCATGAATTATATGAGGAAGAAGTCTGCTATTGTGCACATGGAGTTTTCCTTCTCACTGAGGTTACTGTTTTTGCTCTTTTGTGATGGACAACTTGTGTCATGTTCTGTAAGTAAGAAAGGATTAAAGCAAGCTGATTTAATTAAAGTTGAAAAGAAGCTGGCATCTGGTTATGCTGTATGTGCCTCAGTTGCTTCAGAGCAACAAATTCTTGCTGTGGGTACAAAAAGGGGAGATGTTGAATTGTATGACCTCACAGATTCTGCTTCCCTTGTTCGTGTTGTTTCTTTATATGACTGGGG GCGTTCATCAGCTCAACTTCCACAACCTAAACATTCAAGATGA